In the genome of Bacillus thuringiensis, the window TACCAATTACTGACCCTTCTCCAACACGACCAGGCCTAATATAGCGCATATAAACTCCCATTAAAATAGCGATAGGAATAGTTGCTGCTATCGTAAACATTCCCCAAGGACTTCCGATCAGTGCCTTTACTACGACTAACGCTAATACTGCTAATAAAATAATCATAATTCCTAAAATACCTATCATTGCAATTAGTCCTGTAACAGGTCCAATCTCATCCTTGATCATTTCTCCTAACGATTTACCATTACGTCTCATCGAAGCAAATAAAATGACAAAATCTTGGACAGCCCCCGCAACAACTACCCCAACGATAATCCAAATGGTCCCTGGTAAATATCCCATTTGTGCTGCTAAAATCGGTCCTACTAAAGGTCCCGCCCCAGCAATCGCTGCAAAGTGATGCCCAAACAATACCCACTTATTTGTTGGAACATAGTCTTTCCCATCGTTTAATGTATGAGCTGGTGTTTGCCGATTATCATCTAAATTAAAAACCTTTCTCGCTATAAATCTACTATAAAAACGATAAGCAACTGCATATACACATACGGCAGCTACTAAGAGCCATACAGCATTAATGGTTTCACCTTGTGATAAAGCTATTACCCCAAAAGCACCTGCTCCTACTGCTGTAATAACGCCCCAAAGTAAGATCGATTTCAATGTCTTCACATACAATTCCCCCAATACTATTTCTTAGTGGAGATTGTACTAAATTTTCTGAATATTTAACTTGAATCCTCCTTATCATGAAGGATTTTCAGTTTATCATGTTAAAATACTATCATTACCTACTATAATTCAATGTTATTTCGAAGGCGTTTTACATAATTACGACTGACTGGAATCGGTTGCTCATCATACCTATCTAAATACAAATTATACGTGCCATTATAATAAGGTTTCAGTTCTTTTACATATGACATATTAATTAAATAGCTTTTATGCACACGTAAAAAATCATATGCATTTAGCTTATTTTCTAATTCCTGAAGTGTATATGTTGAAATATACTGATTATTCGTTGTGTAAATTGAAACAGTTTTATTTTCTTTATTTTTACTTACATATACAATATCTTCTGGGAGCATATATCGTATACCCTCTTGACTTTCTATCGGTAGTTTCCGCAAATAACTCTTTGCTTTCTCACCTTGTTCTTTACCTATTTTATATAAAAGAAATTGTAAATCTTCTTCACGAAATGGTCGTAATAAATAATAAAATGCTTGGAAACGAAAAGCTGTAATAGATTCCTCTATGTTTTCACCTACAAAAATAAATTTTGTATAGCAATTTATTTCTCGTAATAAACTTGCATATTCAAAACCAGTACCATCTAGTAATTTGGAACTTAAAAAAACAAAGTCTGGTATATGTTTTTTCATCATAAATAAAGATTCTGTTCCTGTCTTTGCTTCAAAACATTCTACATTTCTCATATTTTCAGTGAAATTTTCAGCTAACTCTCTTCTCTCTTCTGCCTCTTCCATGATCAGTAAAATTTTCATTTCTTCAACCACCTAATTCTTTGTCCATATGTCCTGCTGTATACATTCGCTTTTATAAGAAATAATCCCTTTTTCTTACTATACCATTATTTATCTAAAAAAACAGAAAAAAGGAAACCACTTCGGTTTCCTCTCCCCTTTTATCCTACATTAACTGCCTAGAAAGAGCCGAGTAGTGTAGGATAATAAACGGTCAGGGATACGTTTAAAATTTCATTTTATACTAATTCTCGTTGCTTCGTTTCCTGTCCAAGTATTACTACAGCGAATACACCAATTAAAATTGATCCGCAGAAAATCGTAAATATTAATGATAGTGAAGCTTCTGAGGCAACTAAATACCCCACTAATAGTGGCCCAAGAATACCACCAATACGCCCAAATGCTGCTGCCATTCCTGCACCTGTACCACGAATAACGGTTGGATACTGCTCAGGTGTATAGGCGTATAATGCTCCCCAAGCACCTAAGTTAAAGAAGGATAGTAACATACCTGCCACGATTAATACTGTTAATGAATCCGCAACCCCAAACAAATAGGCACTGCAGGCTGTTCCGATTAAATACGTAACCAAAACAAATTTACGACCGAGACGTTCAATAAACCAAGCAGCAGTGAAATATCCTGGAAGTTGAGCTAATGTCATAATAAGTACGTATTGGAAACTTTTTATTAAACTAAATCCTTTTAGCACCATTACACTTGGTAACCAAAGGAACATTCCATAATAGGAAAAGACAACACAAAACCATAGAATCCATAGCATAATTGTTGCTTTACGATATTCCCCAGACCAAACTGATTTTATATTTTCAATAACAGATGGTCTTTTTTCAACTTTTTGGAACCTTGGGGAATCCGGTAAATTCCATCTTAAATATAAAGCATATAGTGCTGGAACTGCACTCAATACCATCGCGACTTCCCAACCATATTTCGGAATAACAAAATACGAGATAAGAGCTGCAATTAACCATCCACCTGCCCAAAAACTTTCTAATAACACAACAATTTTCCCACGCTCATGTGCTTCAACACTCTCTGATACTAGTGTAGAGGCAACCGGAAGCTCTCCGCCAAGCCCCATACCAATTACAAAGCGTAAAACGAGAAACATCGCGAGTGTCGTCGTTAACGCAGTTAAACCACTACCGATAGAAAATAATAATAATGTAATAATAAAGACTGATTTTCGCCCTATTTTATCTGATAGTATCCCAAAAATAAGCGCTCCTACTGCCATACCGATTGAGTTAATACTACCTATCCATCCCATTTCCTGGCTCGTTAATCCCCAATCCTTTTGCAAGGCTACCATTACAAATGAAAGCATTCCGACATCCATTGCATCAAATAGCCATCCAAGCCCAGCTATACCAAGTAGTTTGCGCTTCGAAATTTCTTTTACCTTGCCCACTAGAAGTCCTCCTCACACAGGTGTCTTTACACATCATTTTACATGTGTGAATTGTATAAGTAAAATACTTTTGTGTAAAAAATTTCTCCTTCATCATTCCCAAAAAGTAAAACGCCTATCCCGATTGGTGAGGGCTAATAATCAGTAGAGATGCCTAACTGATTAAATTTTCAATTTATTAAAAACGAACAAATAAAAAAGCAGCGATATTTCGCTACTTTTTCGAACGCATTACTTCTTTTAAAAATTCCGCTAATACTAACTGACGACGCCAGCGTGTTGGATTACTGCATAATCTATAAAACCACTCTAAATGAATCGCTTGAATCCATTTTGGTGCACGTTTTACCTCTCCAGCCCATACGTCTAAACTTCCGCCTACTCCAACAGCCATTTTCGTTTCTAAACGATGCTTATTGTTTTGGATAAAGTTCTCTTGTCTTGGGAAACCGAGTGCAACAAGTAATAAATCTGGTTTCGCTTCTTGAATGCGAGAAATGATATTTTCTTCGTCTTCTTGTTTAAAATAACCATCTTGTGTCCCGGCGATGGATACAGCTGAATATGTCTTTGTTAAGTGATCTGCTGCAGCTTGTACAACATGCGGCTTTGCACCTAATAAGAAAACAGATACTGGTTTACTATCCTCTGATAACTTCGCAAGTAAATTACACATTAAATCAAAACCTGCTACACGCTCTTTTAAAGGTGTACCAAGCATGCCACTTGCCTTTACAACCCCAATACCATCAGGTGTAATTAAATCTGTATTCAATAATGTTTGATAGAACTTTTCATCCTTTTTTGCGCACATAACAATTTCAGGATTTGCTGTCACTACCTGAAACGTATGAGTTCGCTCCGCTTCTAGTTGTTCTTTTAAATATTGGACCGTTTCATCCATTGTCATTGTAGAAAAAGGAACGCCTAGAATATCAACTGTTTGTACTGCCATAGTTAACTATCCTCTCTATCATTACAAGTTTTTCGCTATTAATTGCTTATATGTTTCTTTTGTATCGTCATATAGTTTTTGAAGTGAGAAGTCCATAGTAGCATGCTCATAAATATGTTTACCCATTGCTGCTAACTCTCCAGTTTTCCACTTATCATACGCTTCTTCTAAAGCTAATGCCAATGCCTTTCCATCACCTGTTGGCACAATCCATCCGTAAGTTTCATCTACGATTAATGGTTCAATTTCTCCAGCTCTAGTCACAATTGATGGTACACGTTGGTTTGCCGCTTCTAATAAAACTAGTGGGAACCCTTCACTATGGGAAGTTAATAAATTTACATGTGACGACGCAAATAATTGTTTTACATCTTGACGATGTCCTAAAAACTCTACTTTATCGTTAATCCCTTTTTCAGTAGCTAATGACTTTAGATTTTCTTCTAATGGGCCATCTCCAACTAATAATACTTTAATTTTCTCTAATTTTGTTTGTTGTAACGCATCGAATAAAACTTCATGTCCTTTGACAGGATGTAATCGTGCTACTTGAATTACCGTAAATACATCTTCATCAATATTGAACATTTCTTTTTTATTATAGCCTTCTGCTTTTTCCTGATCGTATTCAATTCCATTATAAATAACATGCATCTTGTCATTTGAAATGCCTAATGCTGCCAAGCTTTTTTTCAATCTATTTGTTACAACGAAAAATAAGTCTATATTTTTTAAGGCTTTCAAATTTAATTTCGTAAAAATCCAACCTTTTAAGCCCTGTTTAGTAAAGTCTTGAAATGGATCACTATGAATAGTCGTTACCCATTTTGCCTTTATTCTCTTTTTCATTAAAGAAACATAGAAATTAGCCCTAGGACCATGCGTATGAACTACATCAAATTTTTCTTTATTAATAAAATCACTTATATTCTTTAAAATGGATAAATCATAGCGCGATTTTTGTGAAAACACATGGACTTTTATCCCTAACTCCCTTGCTTCCTTCGCAACAATTCCATCTTCAAATACTGCTAATTCTACTTCACCAGTTGGAAACTGATCGAGAAGTGAAATAATATGTGTTTTCCCTCCCCCATCTTCTGCTCCTGCATTCATATGCAATATTCTCATATTTTTTCCTCCTTTAAATCCTCGCTACGTTTCCATCTATTTTTATTTTACTGTACTAAAAAATAAAAGCTAACAAAAGTTAGCTTTTATTTTTATCATTCAATTTCTAGGTCTACTATTAGATAAGCTAACAC includes:
- a CDS encoding MFS transporter produces the protein MGKVKEISKRKLLGIAGLGWLFDAMDVGMLSFVMVALQKDWGLTSQEMGWIGSINSIGMAVGALIFGILSDKIGRKSVFIITLLLFSIGSGLTALTTTLAMFLVLRFVIGMGLGGELPVASTLVSESVEAHERGKIVVLLESFWAGGWLIAALISYFVIPKYGWEVAMVLSAVPALYALYLRWNLPDSPRFQKVEKRPSVIENIKSVWSGEYRKATIMLWILWFCVVFSYYGMFLWLPSVMVLKGFSLIKSFQYVLIMTLAQLPGYFTAAWFIERLGRKFVLVTYLIGTACSAYLFGVADSLTVLIVAGMLLSFFNLGAWGALYAYTPEQYPTVIRGTGAGMAAAFGRIGGILGPLLVGYLVASEASLSLIFTIFCGSILIGVFAVVILGQETKQRELV
- a CDS encoding glycosyltransferase family 4 protein, which translates into the protein MRILHMNAGAEDGGGKTHIISLLDQFPTGEVELAVFEDGIVAKEARELGIKVHVFSQKSRYDLSILKNISDFINKEKFDVVHTHGPRANFYVSLMKKRIKAKWVTTIHSDPFQDFTKQGLKGWIFTKLNLKALKNIDLFFVVTNRLKKSLAALGISNDKMHVIYNGIEYDQEKAEGYNKKEMFNIDEDVFTVIQVARLHPVKGHEVLFDALQQTKLEKIKVLLVGDGPLEENLKSLATEKGINDKVEFLGHRQDVKQLFASSHVNLLTSHSEGFPLVLLEAANQRVPSIVTRAGEIEPLIVDETYGWIVPTGDGKALALALEEAYDKWKTGELAAMGKHIYEHATMDFSLQKLYDDTKETYKQLIAKNL
- a CDS encoding WecB/TagA/CpsF family glycosyltransferase, whose amino-acid sequence is MAVQTVDILGVPFSTMTMDETVQYLKEQLEAERTHTFQVVTANPEIVMCAKKDEKFYQTLLNTDLITPDGIGVVKASGMLGTPLKERVAGFDLMCNLLAKLSEDSKPVSVFLLGAKPHVVQAAADHLTKTYSAVSIAGTQDGYFKQEDEENIISRIQEAKPDLLLVALGFPRQENFIQNNKHRLETKMAVGVGGSLDVWAGEVKRAPKWIQAIHLEWFYRLCSNPTRWRRQLVLAEFLKEVMRSKK
- a CDS encoding LytR/AlgR family response regulator transcription factor, giving the protein MKILLIMEEAEERRELAENFTENMRNVECFEAKTGTESLFMMKKHIPDFVFLSSKLLDGTGFEYASLLREINCYTKFIFVGENIEESITAFRFQAFYYLLRPFREEDLQFLLYKIGKEQGEKAKSYLRKLPIESQEGIRYMLPEDIVYVSKNKENKTVSIYTTNNQYISTYTLQELENKLNAYDFLRVHKSYLINMSYVKELKPYYNGTYNLYLDRYDEQPIPVSRNYVKRLRNNIEL